A section of the Triticum dicoccoides isolate Atlit2015 ecotype Zavitan chromosome 7A, WEW_v2.0, whole genome shotgun sequence genome encodes:
- the LOC119331233 gene encoding cysteine-rich PDZ-binding protein-like produces the protein MVCTKCEKKLGKVIVPDKWKEGASNTYEGGGRKINENKLLSKKSRWTPYGNTKCIICKQQVHQDGKYCHTCAYSKGVCAMCGKQVLDTKLYKQSNV, from the exons atggtgtgCACCAAGT GCGAGAAGAAGCTGGGGAAGGTGATCGTCCCGGACAAGTGGAAGGAGGGCGCCAGCAACACCTACGAGGGCGGCGGCCGCAAGATCAACGAGAACAAGCTCCTCTCCAAGAAGAGCAG GTGGACTCCTTACGGAAATACCAAATGCATAATCTGCAAGCAACAGGTGCACCAGGACGGTAAATACTGCCACACCTGTGCCTATTCAAAAG GGGTGTGTGCGATGTGTGGCAAGCAAGTGCTGGACACGAAGCTGTACAAGCAAAGCAATGTGTGA